In the genome of Daucus carota subsp. sativus chromosome 9, DH1 v3.0, whole genome shotgun sequence, the window GAgtcaatttgatttgttgtttttttgttttgtaagaTTATCAGAAATGTTTAACTGGTTCTACAATAGAGTAATTGTATTAGTAATCCTCAGAGCTATGTTTTTTGTGAAAGACAATGATTCAGTAACAGAGTCAATTAGAATTGCTGTACTATGCTTTTATAATGAAACAGAATTGTAGATATGGTTCTACAGTGGAGTCATTATATTAGTAATGATTATAGCTATGTTTTATATGGAAAACAATGATTTTGTGATAGTGTAAATTGCATATCACTGTAATTCATCAGGATTGTAATGCATCAGGATTATAATGTATCTGTAGTAgtttctattaaatattttcaacacACTGACTGTATAATACATCGCAGGACTTAAAATAAAATCCGGAAAGAAGAGTGGAAGCAAAGCATCAGGACAGaataaaaataaaggaaaaCGACTACGAATAATCTGTAGAACGCGTCATGAAGGACAACTGGACACAAAAAAATTTGATGAGTATATGAGGTAAATTATTTGGCACATTATAACTATTAGGCAGTTTGGTAATTTTGGTAACCTATAACATGTTTGTTATAGGTTGATTTTGAAGATTATACCAGAAGAAAGGAAGACAGGATGTTCGTTTTTCGACCCTATGTTCTTCATATCATATATGGATGCAGTTAAAAAGGCAAAGAAAAAAGATTGTACTGCAATTGAGAAAAGCAATGTGTGGAAGTGGATAAAGAAGCAAAAGATATTTGCTTGCAGATATGTTTTTGTTCCCATCTGCCAAAGGTATATAACAAAAACGTAAGacctttaaattattttactgCTCCTAATGCACTAACTATAAGAATGTGGGTTTAATCATTTGACAGTAATCATTGGAATCTTCTCATACTCTGTAACTTGGGAGAAGATTTGGAGATGAATGAAAAAAGTCCATGTATGCTGTTATTGGACTCACTTCAAGATGCAGAACCAAAGAACCTAGAACCGTGCATCAAACAGTACAATCTCTATTTGATTagtattttagaatttaatgatttatttatgaCGACTGTGTTGTTTTAATAGGAACTTTTTCATGCAGATTTGTGTACCAAATGTATAAGAATGAGTCAGTACAAGGAACTGATGATGTTTTCCAGTTCGATTTGAGTATTCCAATGGTTCCTCAACAGGATGACGGTGAAAAATGTGGATACTATGTTCTTTACTATATGTTCAAGTTTTTGATGTCTTGTCCAGAAAACTTCAACATTAATGAACATGGTGGCTTtgtaagtatatattattatttaattctactatttataatatatttttgttaacaaATAACAACCAAATTAAAATGTTTAACAGATGAATAGCAGTTGGTTCACAGAGGAAGAGATGAACAACTTTTTCAACAATCTATCATCAGAGAAATTGCATACTGACCAAATGCAAGCTTCAGAAGACATAATTGTGGTCAAGGAAAAGAGTATGCAAAATTCAATCTCATtaatttagaataatataatCACTTTGTACACTACACCATAAGTGGCCTATTGTAACAAAAAATTTTGGTGTTACAAGATAAAATGTTACCATAAGTGCcttaaaatgaattttatctaCATATACCTACACCGTTTTTTAGTGTAACCATAGGTAAACTTTAATGTAATCGTAGATGTGATGAGACATCTAtggtaacattttatttgatgtCACCGTTGGTTTTAAAAAAAGTGTAACTGAAAAGTGAAATGTTTGAGCGGCTAGAATGAAAACAAGCGGGCGGGAGATtgagaaatatataattaaacacaaAATATGTCGGGGAAATAATACACAGTTGTGCCTTGTCCTAAATCTAAACTAActaaaaacaaaattcaaactCAAACACAAACTTCAGCTcctctctcatttcactcaccACAACCCAACTCCCTCACCTTACCTCTCGACCCCGCCTCAAACTCAAACACCCACCTCAAACTCACCTCCATCATCTCTCTAAAAATCGCCCACCCACGCACTCAACACAACTCGCCCATTCTCCAAACACATTCAATCGGGCCTACATTCGGATCTACAATCAGGGTTTGCACACTCACACGGAACTTCACTCTCAATAGGGTTGCAATTAGGTCTGGAATCGAGTCTTCAATTCGGGTTTTCATTTGGGTTTTCTATAGGGTCTTGTATCGGGTCTAAAAGACGCAAGCGGGTTTCAATTACGGGTGTTTCAAACTCTCCATCGGGCATCTGCGTTGGGATTTTGGGGCTTTTGTCAGGGTCTTCTGATTAGGGTTTTTGGTGTTTCTCATTTTAGGGATTCTGTTAGGCCTATCTCAATTAGGTATTGTGGTTTATTTATATTCTCAATCAGGTATGCTTCttcatatatttgttttatttcatgtttttgttttgatttgtgttcttgttttgatttgttagttgatatttgttattttactgTGTTTTGTGTCTCTCTTACTGTGTTGAGACAATTGTGTTAGTAGATGTTTAAGAGAGATGTGTCTCTGTTTTGTGTTTATGCATAAAAATGCGTCTCTGAGAATACTTTAgaattatttgtttctagaaGATTCTGGGAAGTATATATGTCGATAGCATATTTGTGTTCTACAGTTTTGGAATGTAATTAATGTAAATTTCGATATATATGTACAAAACCAATGATGCAGAGAAGAGTAGGCTTCTGATCGGATCTCAGTGTCCTATACTTTTGTAGATCTTCATAGTATGTGACCTCATAATTGTTAATTCATTATCCTCTGGTCTTTGTTATTGCCCTGACCAAATATCCATTTCTAGTGAGTCTGGCTGTGATGAGACTTAAGTAAAAGTTTCGCTTGATAATTAGCTTATTAgtgttttatttatgttttttgtgaCAAAACTTATGAGTGCTTAGAGAAAAAAATTAGTTACTGATTCACTATGCAATCTAGCCTTTTATTCGGGCTTATATATTGAATTTCTGTTGACAATCCTATATCAGATGATTTGCATTTAACTGTTAATATATCGGTCATATTTCTAATTTAAGATTATTATTACAGATGTGTTGCGTTAGTGACGCATGTACTTATAAACAAAATGACTCGGaggttttgatttatttatttttttttgagatttttgaaAACTAAGGCTCTTTATGTCGAGTGTGAACACTTTATTAAAGGACAAAGCCACGAGTTTCTTTGTCttctttagttataattttataatggcaAATCTAGGAATACACATGCATATATTTATTCAGAGCTTGATTAGTTTCTTACTGTTTCCACAGGGAGAAAAATGCAAATTTACTCATCATACAATACCATTGACAATGTCTAAGGTAAATCCTTTTTTTGTATGACTAAATGGCAATATTCTGGCATAACATTATCCGCAAAATGCATCTCAGTTGTATTAAACTCTGTTTTGGCAGTTTCTTTTTTACTCTTTTAGAGATTATTGTAGCTTAATTGTTATACACGAGTGCACAGAATATGTTAATATTGTGTGTGACTATACAAGTGCAATAAGGATGTCGGGAACTCATCAGAAAGATCTAGTTATCATGTTGGTAATGATGGAACATGCTCTTCCCCTAGAAGTTGGTGTCCATTGTGCAAAAGAAAAGCTCTGGAAGTTACTTCTCACCCTTGTTTTAATGAAAATTCAGGCTTATCTCCGCGAGCTAAGAACACAAGGAATCATGTAAAGGAACTACctcaaaaaatttcttatttttggATTCTTCGGATGTTTTCGGCGGTTTCTTGAGAACAAGTTTCTCTTCTTGTACTTTCTCAGGTTCTTGAAAACTTTTTAGCTTCTGTACAGACCAAATAGAGTGTGCTGTGTTATTAACATATAAGTTAAGAAATTCAGACTGAGTTGAAAGAATTTGGAATTATGCAAATGAACTACTACCTCAATAAATTTTTGATTCTTTGATCCTTGAACTGTTTCTTGTTGTTTCTTGAGAACAGGTGTCTCTGTTTCTTTCTTGAGAGCAGGTGTGTCTTCCAAACAACAGGTATGTGCCGAAACCTTCTCTTGCATAACAGACATATAATATAGGGCAATGGCTTAAACTACTTGTGAATTTACATGGCCTTTTGTGTTTCTTAAATAAGTGGGCCTTAAAGATATTTCTGATTTCCTGCTACATCTCTGCAGTGTGATCAATGAGCTGCATTGCCGTAGCAGCCAGACAGCCACTGCAGTATTGCATAAAAGGACAAATCGTTAAAGCACAGAAACACAGTCATAGACAGGTTGCGAATATTCTTACCAAACGCTCAACCTCCACAGGTTGCGAAGGCAGTCTTTTATTTTGGCTAATAACGGAGGAAGGTGACATGAATTAAGTTAGGGTGGCTGTCAATATACGTCGAAGATTGTTTCTCCAGCTCTAGCATTTGCTTGCCCCTGTTGGATAAGCTAGTTCCAGATGACAAACTCCGACCCTCCTTTGGTTGAACAAGCATACTTGCTAGTTGATAGTGAACTTATTTTGCCCCAAAAGGAGGAAATTGTAGAGGACCTAAGTTAGTTTTAGTTTATGTCCTAGTACTTATATTGGTGTGTTTGCTGGTTTGTATAGGCTTGTACCTTTGTTTTTGGTATTTTGATTGTGTTTGTTGCTGAATATTGTTTGGTAACTTTGAAATGGGAAGtgctatttttaaatgttatattGTCTTCTTTTTTTCTATAAAGTGTTGGCAAAGAGTCCTGTAAAGTGTAGCTATTATTGTAAATGGTTCATATAATAGGTGTTACCATAGGTCTTATGGTTACACCATATGTGATGTTGCAAATACCACAGTGCTGTTACCATAGGTCTATAGTTACAGTTCTTTTAGTGttatcaaaacaaaacaaagtgTAGGCATAGAGGTATATAGTTACACTTTTTCAGGTGTAACCGAAAATTGAAAAAGTGTTACCCTAGACCCCTATGGTAGCACCGATTTTAGTTACGATCCTGTTTCTTGAAAAAGTGTTACCATAGCCCTTTTTTTCACTTTCAGCAACACTTTCTGGGCTTTATTCACACTTTTTTGACTGTTACAATAGGCCACTTATGGTGTAGTGGTAGTTTGTGTTGGATTACAATTGTGGTCTTTGTTGATGCATAGATCTTTCAAGTAATATGGAAGTTGATGGCCAAAATGTCGATAATGAAATTGCTGCTGAAGAAATTGATAAACTTTCTAAAGATGAAGAAGAGGCTGAGATGGTGGTACAATGTGAACCTATTCGTTCACTAGTTGTGTACACTCCAGAGAGCTCACAGGAGCAGCAAGAACCCAACCAACCAACACCACCTGCATGTAAACTtcaattagaataatattttttatattgtataataaatagTGCTATCCAGATTTCTTATGTCTAACACTGTTTGTTTTTGTAAACAGCTGAAACAATTGCCACTCATGAAAAAGATGGCAAGGAAAAGCTGGCTGCTGCTGCACCTTCTGTGAGAAAATCTCCAAGGCTACAACCTataaaagaagatgaagaagatttcTCTATTCATATTGTCGACCCTGAGGGAGGAGAAAATGCAGAGAAGGGACCAGCAGAAAAAGCACAAAGAAAAGTAAGGGCGACAAAGAATGAAGGTGTCAATAAAAGGAAAGCCGTAGAAGAGGTACATAGTTACACTATAACAGTACTTGTTCATTGTTCATCCCATTTTACAACAGTagacatataaaatatacatggtTTCTATTGTATTGTACAGTTACACATTTGTAAAAACATTTTAAATGGTCTGATTCTGTAACATAAGTAAAATAGTgccaattttttaataattatagttGGTTCCACTTTAGAAGCAAAATTAATGATTACTAATGAATACATCAGGATTACTGATGACTGCATCAGGATTACTGATAGTCATCATCTCAGGTAGTAGCACTGTTAAGCTATTATTCTAAGATGAACTTTAAAAATACTtgattcatatggatcataATGATTAATAATAAGTACATCAGTATTGCTGATGAGTGCATCAGGATTACTGATGAGTGCATCAGGATTACTGATAGTAATCATCTCAGGTTTACATTCCACAGTAGAACTGTTGAGCTATGTTCTAACatgaactttaaaaatatttgatacagGTACAACAtaataaggaaaagaaattgaagaaaaaggTGGAAGCAGagaatgaagatgaagaagtggaagaagaagaagaaaaagatgatgatgAGAAACCAAAAAAGATTTTAATCCGTGCTTATCCATCaacattttcaaaaacaatctCAAGGCTGTCTGAAGCTCAAAGGCAGTGGGTCAAATCTGCTGGGTTTGGTGCACTCCTTCATTTTACTCTTGGTGAGGAACTGCCACACAAGACAATAGTTAATTGCTTATGGTGGTTCGAGCACAATAAATGTGAGTTTGGTCTATTCCCAAATCGGAATCTTAAAATAACAGAGGATGATGTTTTTGACATAATTGGTCTACCCCAAGGGAAATTGGATGttaaacttgaagattctaaagATAAAATCCAAAGCTGGGGCAAACAATTTAAAGAAAGGCAGCCAAGCAGGATCACTGAAAAGATGTTGCGTGAAAAGATTGCAGAGTCTCGTGATGCCGATGAACATTTCAAGCAGAACTTCATGATTCTGATGGCTAACCTTTTCATCAGAACAGATAAAACGTCCTTTGTTTGCCCCAAAATCCTGAGGTTCAGTGGTAATTTTGACAATGCAAGAGACTACAATTGGTGCAAACTTGTGATACAAAATTTGAAAGAGGCTCATGAACAATGGTGGAATGATCCAAAAACACAATACTACACtggttgttttgtttttcttcttgtaAGACACCTTGAAACATTTGATACTCTTTTTTACTATATATGTATAACTTCTGCCATCGTCTCTTATGACTTTCTATTTTGTCTGTAGTACTTTTATCTAGCTAGGGCAAGCCATCCTGATGTTAGAGTGAAGAAAACATGGCCTGCCTTTGTTGGCTGGAAGAATTCATGCATTGATGACAGAGCAAAGAGGGAGGGTCTTGATAATAATTTTGGTTATGGAGATATTGTAAGTAGATAGTCTATATTCTTTCTACATATAGTCATGAATATATAAAATgccaataatttatataattatgcaGGTTCCAGAATTTGAAACTCCTGATGAAAGCAATCAAAATCATGTGAACTCTGAACTGTACAaggtataaaaataataaaaaatgaagatgatTCTATAGTAGAACCaccatattatatataactgttTTTGATCATGTATCCTTTTTAACTTGAGTTTTTGTTTATTTccataaataaatgaatataaatgaTGTTTTTATTCTATAATACAGGGTGGGAATAGCAACTTCACCACACCTAAAGAAACATTGAAGGGCGTAGGACCCAGTCGGCTGTTTTCTCCACAAGACAATGTTGATGCATCAATATTGTCAATTGCAAGAGATGTTGAACAGAATCACAATAGCACTGAGGTGCTCACAGAGGATGtaagaaaatttattagaatCAAGTAATTTACTATAGATTCATAACTATGTGCAAGTACTAACATACATTAATGAAACTAGGAGATATCATCAAGATTACAGCATCATTTATCACAAATGGAAAAGCTGAAGAAAGAATTTGGTGAAACACTTGACAAGGGGAAACAGCTGTTCCCAGAAAGTGATAAAATGAAAGAATATGAACAGAGGTTTGAAGAGATGACAACAGGAAGGTGAAAGatttaaataatacttttactaCATAACTTGTTTAGATAGATTCTTAGAATTCTTTTTTACTCTTTGGCAAAACAGTATTGATAAAGGCTGGGATTTTTTCACATACAAAGACTGGAAAACATTTGACATTTTAATGCTCCCGGAAAATGAAAGGGCTTTTAATAAGATGCACGACATAGATGACTTTTTagatgatttaaaattaggGGGTCAGGTGGTTGATAGTAATATTTACACAAAACATATTACTAGGAATGAGCCAAGCTATGCTGCATATGGACTCAACAATCATCTGAAAAGGGTACTCAAACCAACTGATCATCAGAAGTCTCCATTCAAAATCCGAGTGATTGATCTCAACACACAAAGGTTCagcaaagatgaagaagaagtatGGAGCTGGATTAATGGAAGAAAGAACCGAGCAATGTGAGTATATATTTAGTATACATTTTAGTTTCAAATAGCAGATGGTTATTGACTATAATGACTCAATcgtgatttataaaatattatgattcaGTGTTAGAGTCATTTGGAaaccattccatt includes:
- the LOC108201622 gene encoding uncharacterized protein LOC108201622; this encodes MEVDGQNVDNEIAAEEIDKLSKDEEEAEMVVQCEPIRSLVVYTPESSQEQQEPNQPTPPASETIATHEKDGKEKLAAAAPSVRKSPRLQPIKEDEEDFSIHIVDPEGGENAEKGPAEKAQRKVRATKNEGVNKRKAVEEVQHNKEKKLKKKVEAENEDEEVEEEEEKDDDEKPKKILIRAYPSTFSKTISRLSEAQRQWVKSAGFGALLHFTLGEELPHKTIVNCLWWFEHNKCEFGLFPNRNLKITEDDVFDIIGLPQGKLDVKLEDSKDKIQSWGKQFKERQPSRITEKMLREKIAESRDADEHFKQNFMILMANLFIRTDKTSFVCPKILRFSGNFDNARDYNWCKLVIQNLKEAHEQWWNDPKTQYYTGCFVFLLYFYLARASHPDVRVKKTWPAFVGWKNSCIDDRAKREGLDNNFGYGDIVPEFETPDESNQNHVNSELYKGGNSNFTTPKETLKGVGPSRLFSPQDNVDASILSIARDVEQNHNSTEVLTEDEISSRLQHHLSQMEKLKKEFGETLDKGKQLFPESDKMKEYEQRFEEMTTGSIDKGWDFFTYKDWKTFDILMLPENERAFNKMHDIDDFLDDLKLGGQVVDSNIYTKHITRNEPSYAAYGLNNHLKRVLKPTDHQKSPFKIRVIDLNTQRFSKDEEEVWSWINGRKNRAMIEIFLWNNVTCLKHHIQSLQIGKEVLFHVVDAYTSILNEDEKFRAAESPYRFFCSTMVTVS